TTTGCCGACAACGGCCTGTTTGCCATCACCGGCCCCACGGGTGCAGGCAAGTCCACGCTGCTCGATGCCATCTGCCTGGCGCTCTATCACCAGACGCCTCGGCTCGACAGCATCAGCGGCAGCAACGACATCATGACGCGCCACACCGGCGAATGCGAAGCCGAGGTGGAGTTCGAGGTCAAAGGCGTGGCCTACCGCGCCTTCTGGAGCCAGCGCCGCGCGCGCGGCAAACCCGACGCAGCCCTGCAAGCTCCCAGGGTGGAGCTGGCACTGGTGGCGGACGGCAGCATACTCACCACCCACGTCAAGGACAAAACCCGGCGCATCGCCGAGATCACCGGACTGGACTTTGCGCGCTTTACCAAGTCCATGCTGCTGGCCCAGGGAGGCTTTGCCGCCTTCCTGCAGGCCACGGCCAATGAGCGCGCCGAGTTGCTCGAAGAGCTGACCGGCACCGATATCTACGGCCGCATCTCGGAGAGCGTCTTTGCACGCGCGCGCGACGCGCGTCAGGCCGTGGAAAAGCAGCAGGCCCAGGCCCAGGGCATGCAGTTGCTGGATGCCGGCACGCGCGAGCAGTTGCTGTCCCAAGCCGCACTGTTGCAGACCGGCTTGACGGATCTGCAGGCACGCCACCAGCAACTGCAAACCGTGCAGCGCTGGCAGGCACAGACCATGCAGGCCATGGAGGACGTGGAACAGGCGCGCAATGCACAAGCGAACGCCCAGCAAGCGCTGAGTGATGCCGCCCACGATCTGCTGCGCCTGCAGGCCCATGGACCTGCTCAGGCAATCCAGCCCGTGCATCAGCGCTGGCAGCTGGCACAAGACCAGCAAAGCGAACAGACTGCGCAATTGCAGCAACTGCATACCCAGCGGCTGCAAGCCCAAAGCGCGCAATGGCAGCAACACCAACAGGCCCGGCAATTGGCTGACGCTCAGCTGCAGCAGTCAAGGCTGCAACTTCAGTCTGCACAGGCCCGGCAGGCCGACTTGACGGCATGGCAGCAAGCCCATGCCAGCCACGCCCTGCTGGGTGAAAACCTCAGCGGCTGGCGCGAACAGCTGCAGCAAGCGCAGCAACTGCAGCAGCAAGCTGCCCAGACAAAAGCGCAGGCCATGCAGTTGCAGCAAGTCGCCCTGCAGCTGCAGCAGCAAGCCGAGGCACAGACGCAGCAATCCACGCAGTCGACACTGCAAGTCTCCCTGATTCAGCAACAGCAACAGGCCGCAGAGCAAGCCCTGCAGCAGCAGTTGGTCACGCACGGCAGCCTGCCTCAGTTGCGCAGCCACTGGCAAAACGCAGAGCGCCAGTTGCATCACTGGCAGCAGTTGCAGGAGCATGCCGCGCTGCGCCAGCCCCTGGACGCGCAGCAGCAGCGCAATGCGCAGGCCTTGAACGCCGTTGGTTCCCGCATTCAGGAACAGCTTGCACAACGCGATGCCCTGCGTGCTCAGTACAAGGCGCTCAAGGACAAGGTGAGCGACAAGCAGGCCCTGCTTGACCAGGAGCGCCTCATCCAAAGTCTGCAAGACCACCGCGCCGCGCTGCACCCCGGCGAAGCCTGCCCTCTGTGCGGTTCTCAGGATCACCCGGCCATCACCGAATATGCAGCGCTGGATGTATCGGCCACTGCCGCTGCGCTGCAGCAAGCACAGAGCGCGCTGGAATCGCTGCAACGCCAGGGCGAGCAGCTGAACACCGCGCTGGCCACTGCCCAGGGCCAGCAGCAACAGCAGCAGGAGCAGCACCAGACCATTGCCCAGCAAATTGAAAAATGGCTGGCACGCTGGGCTGAATTGCGCGCACAGAGCATGGTGCCACCGGATGAGGCGGCATGGCAGCAGCCCGATGCACTGCGCACCGCTTGCGCTGAAGCCATGCAGCAGATTGCGCAGCTGCAGCAGAACCTGGCCGATGCCGAAACTGCCGAACGCCAGCTGCAACAGGCCAAGGACGCCTGCCAGGCGGCCCTGCAACACCAGCAACAGATCGAGCATGCACAGGCCAGCACCCGGCAGGCTCTCCAGAGCAATCTGAGCCAGCAGGAGCAGACCGCTCAGGCACTGCAAGCCCTGGAGCAGCAGACCGGCGACCTGCAGACCCGCTTGCAGCATACCCTGCAGAAGGCAGGCCATGCATTGCCCGAAGGCCCGGACACGGCAGACTGGCTGGCTGCGCGCCAGCAGGAATGGCAGCAATGGCAGCGCCAGCAGCAGTCCATGCAGACGCTGGCCCAGCAGATTGACCTGCTGCAACGCCAGGTCGCGCAGGCCGCAGAGGATGCCGAGCACTGGCAGCAGCGCAGCCAGGCCCTGCCCGACATGTCCGCCGACGCCACCGCCTATACAGTGCCAGCCGCAGCCACGCTGCAAGACTGCAAAACCCTGCTCGAGCAGACTGCGCAGCAGCTGGCCACGCTGCAAGGTCAGGCAAGCCAGGCACAAGCCACGCTCGAGCAGCTGCAGCAATCGACGCGGCAGGCCCAGGCCGAATGGCAGCAGGCGCTGCAGGCCAGCCCGTTCTCCGACGAAGCGCAGTACAGCTCGGCCCTGCTGTCCGATGCCGAACAGCAAGGTCTGCAGGCAATGAGCAACCAGCTTCAGGGCGCGGCACAACGCGCGGCCACCTTGCAGGCCGACGCCAGCCAGCGCCTGGCCGAGCTGCAGGCCCAGGCGCTCAGCGCCGAAACGCCCGAGAGCATCAGCGACCAGATCACGCAACTGGAGACCGAACGCACCCAGCAGGCCGAGCAACTGGGCGCGCACCGTGCCCGCCTGGCGGACGACGACCAGCGCCGCGCGGGCCAGCAAGCCCTGCTGGCCCGGATTGCCGAGCAGGAACAGGACAGCGATCTATGGCAGCACCTGGACAGCCTGATAGGCTCCGCCAGGGGCGACAAGTTCCGCAAGTTCGCACAGGGGCTGACGCTGGACCATCTGCTGCATCTGGCCAACCGGCACCTTGAGCGCCTGCACGGTCGCTATCTGCTGCGGCGCAAGCCCACGGGCGAGCTGGAACTGGACATCGTGGACGGCTGGCAGGGCGATGTGGCGCGCGACACCCGCACGCTCTCCGGCGGCGAGGCCTTTCTCGTCAGCCTGGCACTGGCACTGGCACTGTCCGATCTGGTCAGCAGCAAGACCTCGATTGACTCGCTATTCCTGGACGAAGGCTTCGGCACGCTGGACGGCGATACGCTGGAGATCGCCCTGGCCGCGCTCGATGCACTCAACGCCAGTGGCAAGATGATTGGCGTCATCAGCCATGTGGAAGCCCTCAAGGAGCGTATTCCGGCGCAGATCCGCGTGGAAAAAGCGGCTGGAATCGGCTACTCCAGACTGGTGATCTGAAGCCTGGTTCAGGTGCCGGGTGGAGGTGGCGGCATCATGCCCGGGCGCGGCGGCCGCATGCCGCCGGGCCGCCCCGGACCACCTGGCCCACCTGGGCCGCCCGGCGGCATGGAGCCCTTGACCTGGCAGAGCTTGTCGGCGCTGTCGCTGCGCACCACCACGGTCTTCGATGCCAGCATCACCCCGCCCAGATTCTGCACATCGAAGACATAAGCCGTCTTGTCCGGCTCCTGCCCGACCACGTTGTCCACATCCAGGCGGGTATCGGGCTGGCCCTTGTCCTTGTAAAGCTGCGCCTGCGAAAAGATTTCGCTGTTGAGCGCATCGCTGAACAACAGCTGGCTGGTCAACCACGATGCAGCGCTGTCCGCCGGATCGTAGCTGCCTTGCAGAATGCGGAAGTGCACATGCACGGCACGGCCCCGATACCAGCCGGGGTAGCAGCTGTCGAAGCGCGCCACGCCATTGCCGTCGGAGCGCTGATAGCCGCGAAAGAACTGCTTGTTCACATCGGCGGCATCGTTGTTGCACATGCGGTGAATCTGGCCCGAGTAACCGCCCGTGTGATTGGTATGCCAGATCTCCACAATCGTTCCCGCCACCGGCTCGCAGCGCTCGTTGACCACGCGAATCTGCATATGCAGCGGCAGGCCATTCCAGCCATCGCTGATATCCGTTCGCTGCGGCGACAGCGTGTGGCAGGGGCCTATGGTGGCCTCGCAGGTCAGGCGGCAACCGCCCGCCAGCCCGGCACCGGCAAACGGGTTGACGCTGCGCACAGCCGCTGTAATGGCGGCCGTACCACCGCTCAACCATGGAGCAGCCGCTTGTCCCCCGCTCCTCACCGACTCCGCAGCAGGAGCTGTGCAGCCGAGCAAGGGAATGACTGGCAGCGCCCCCAGTACAGCACCGGAATGCTGCAGCCAATGCCTGCGGGTAAGTGGTAGGAACGAGTCGGAGGATGAATGGGGCATGGAGCTTGGGCGTCAAGTCAGACTGACTGCATGCTAGTGCACGGCAAGTCATTCAGGCGCTTGCTTTGCGAGCTTTACCGCAACGATACATCCACGCAGCGCCCCCCAAATTACCCTTAACCGGCAGATCTCCAGCACTGCCAAACACTCACCAATCCATAGCAAAAACCACTTTAATTGCGGGCGTAATAGATTGATTTCAATAAAGAAAATTCAAGACTTCGAGCAGCCACCCGTCCATCAAGTCTGGTGTTAACCCTCTGCGCCGGCCTGTCACTCGCTTCAAAGATGCATGCACTGGCGGAAGGCCAGGATAACCACCCTGAGGAGATGAAGTAGATGACACAGGAGACCCAGAAAACCGGCCGCCGCAACCTACTCAAAGGTGCCGCAGTGGCTGCTTCCGCCATGTCCGTGCCCATGATAAGCACGGCCCAGACCACGTCCTGGCGCTTTCAGAGCACCTGGCCAGCCAAGGACATTTTTCACGAGTTTGCCCAGGACTTCGCGAAGAAAGTCAACGACATGACTGGCAACCGCCTCAAGATCGAGGTGCTGCCTGCCGGCTCCGTGGTGCCTGCATTCCAGTTGCTGGATGCCGTATCCAAAGGCACGCTGGATGGCGGGCACGGCGTGATTGCGTACTGGTATGGCAAAAGCCAGGCCGTAGCGCTGTGGGGGTCCGGACCGGCCTTTGGCATGGATGCCAATATGGTGCTGGCCTGGCACAACTATGGCGGAGGCAAGGAGTTGCTGGACGAGATCTACGGCGGCCTGAAAATGGACGTGGTCTCCAAACTCTACGGCCCCATGCCGACCCAGCCGCTGGGCTGGTTCAAGAAACCCGTGGCCAAGGTGGAGGACCTGAAGGGACTGAAATTTCGCACCGTCGGCCTTGCCGTGGATGTTTTTACGGAAATGGGTCTGGCAGTGAACCCGCTGCCTGCCGGTGAGATCGTTCCAGCCCTGGATCGCGGCCTGCTGGATGCCGCCGAGTTCAACAATGCATCCAGCGACCGCGTGCTGGGCTTTCCGGATGTGACCAAGAACTGCATGCTGCAAAGCTTTCACCAATCGAGTGAGCAGTTTGAGGTGCTGTTCAACAAGACCAAGTTCAACGCACTGCCGGCCGAGATCAAGTCCATCATCGAGTACGCCACCCAGGCCGCCAGCGCCGACATGAGCTGGAAGGCCACCGACCGCTATGCCAAGGACTATGCAGAGATGCAGTCCAAGCAGGGCGTGAAGTTCTACAAGACACCCGACACCATCCTGCGCGCCCAACTGGCCGCCTGGGACAAGGTGACATCCAAGAAGGCCGCCGAGAACCCCATGTTCAAGCGGGTGATGGACTCCATGCGCACGTTTGCCCAGCGCAGTGGGCGCTGGCAAAACGATACCGACCTCGACTTCAAGATGGCCTGGAACCACTACTTCGCGCAAAAGCGCAGTTGATGTCGACACAGCGCAGCCCAGAAGGGGCGGCGCCTGTTTTCCTCCCGCAACCCCGCCCCGGCAGGCGGGCATCCCATCCTCTTCGCACCTCGCTGCATCACGCAGCGGAGACTGCCATGCAAAAAATTCTGCTTGCTGTCGATGCGTTCTCGACCTTTATCGGCAAGGTGGCGGCCTGGGCCGTGGTGCTGCTGACAATGCTGATCAGCTGGGAGGTGTTCTCCCGCTACGCACTGAACAAACCTCACGCCTGGGTGCTGGATGCACAGATCATGCTCTACGGCACCATGTTCATGCTGGCCGGCGCCTACACCCTGTCCAAGAACGGCCATGTGCGCGGCGATGTGCTCTACGGCTTCTTCAGCCCTCGTGCGCAGGCTGCCGTGGATCTGTGCCTGTACATCCTGTTCTTCCTGCCTGGCGTGCTGG
This region of Comamonas thiooxydans genomic DNA includes:
- a CDS encoding AAA family ATPase; protein product: MKILKLRLKNLNSLKGEWNIDFTAAPFADNGLFAITGPTGAGKSTLLDAICLALYHQTPRLDSISGSNDIMTRHTGECEAEVEFEVKGVAYRAFWSQRRARGKPDAALQAPRVELALVADGSILTTHVKDKTRRIAEITGLDFARFTKSMLLAQGGFAAFLQATANERAELLEELTGTDIYGRISESVFARARDARQAVEKQQAQAQGMQLLDAGTREQLLSQAALLQTGLTDLQARHQQLQTVQRWQAQTMQAMEDVEQARNAQANAQQALSDAAHDLLRLQAHGPAQAIQPVHQRWQLAQDQQSEQTAQLQQLHTQRLQAQSAQWQQHQQARQLADAQLQQSRLQLQSAQARQADLTAWQQAHASHALLGENLSGWREQLQQAQQLQQQAAQTKAQAMQLQQVALQLQQQAEAQTQQSTQSTLQVSLIQQQQQAAEQALQQQLVTHGSLPQLRSHWQNAERQLHHWQQLQEHAALRQPLDAQQQRNAQALNAVGSRIQEQLAQRDALRAQYKALKDKVSDKQALLDQERLIQSLQDHRAALHPGEACPLCGSQDHPAITEYAALDVSATAAALQQAQSALESLQRQGEQLNTALATAQGQQQQQQEQHQTIAQQIEKWLARWAELRAQSMVPPDEAAWQQPDALRTACAEAMQQIAQLQQNLADAETAERQLQQAKDACQAALQHQQQIEHAQASTRQALQSNLSQQEQTAQALQALEQQTGDLQTRLQHTLQKAGHALPEGPDTADWLAARQQEWQQWQRQQQSMQTLAQQIDLLQRQVAQAAEDAEHWQQRSQALPDMSADATAYTVPAAATLQDCKTLLEQTAQQLATLQGQASQAQATLEQLQQSTRQAQAEWQQALQASPFSDEAQYSSALLSDAEQQGLQAMSNQLQGAAQRAATLQADASQRLAELQAQALSAETPESISDQITQLETERTQQAEQLGAHRARLADDDQRRAGQQALLARIAEQEQDSDLWQHLDSLIGSARGDKFRKFAQGLTLDHLLHLANRHLERLHGRYLLRRKPTGELELDIVDGWQGDVARDTRTLSGGEAFLVSLALALALSDLVSSKTSIDSLFLDEGFGTLDGDTLEIALAALDALNASGKMIGVISHVEALKERIPAQIRVEKAAGIGYSRLVI
- a CDS encoding intradiol ring-cleavage dioxygenase, which gives rise to MSGGTAAITAAVRSVNPFAGAGLAGGCRLTCEATIGPCHTLSPQRTDISDGWNGLPLHMQIRVVNERCEPVAGTIVEIWHTNHTGGYSGQIHRMCNNDAADVNKQFFRGYQRSDGNGVARFDSCYPGWYRGRAVHVHFRILQGSYDPADSAASWLTSQLLFSDALNSEIFSQAQLYKDKGQPDTRLDVDNVVGQEPDKTAYVFDVQNLGGVMLASKTVVVRSDSADKLCQVKGSMPPGGPGGPGGPGRPGGMRPPRPGMMPPPPPGT
- a CDS encoding TRAP transporter substrate-binding protein, yielding MTQETQKTGRRNLLKGAAVAASAMSVPMISTAQTTSWRFQSTWPAKDIFHEFAQDFAKKVNDMTGNRLKIEVLPAGSVVPAFQLLDAVSKGTLDGGHGVIAYWYGKSQAVALWGSGPAFGMDANMVLAWHNYGGGKELLDEIYGGLKMDVVSKLYGPMPTQPLGWFKKPVAKVEDLKGLKFRTVGLAVDVFTEMGLAVNPLPAGEIVPALDRGLLDAAEFNNASSDRVLGFPDVTKNCMLQSFHQSSEQFEVLFNKTKFNALPAEIKSIIEYATQAASADMSWKATDRYAKDYAEMQSKQGVKFYKTPDTILRAQLAAWDKVTSKKAAENPMFKRVMDSMRTFAQRSGRWQNDTDLDFKMAWNHYFAQKRS
- a CDS encoding TRAP transporter small permease subunit, which produces MQKILLAVDAFSTFIGKVAAWAVVLLTMLISWEVFSRYALNKPHAWVLDAQIMLYGTMFMLAGAYTLSKNGHVRGDVLYGFFSPRAQAAVDLCLYILFFLPGVLALTWAGWTYAHESLDIREQTFSAHPLPLYPFKFMIPLAGGVLLLQGLAEIARCMLCLRDGQWPRRGADVEEVDVEKLKEMVQEGKA